A stretch of Fusobacterium massiliense DNA encodes these proteins:
- a CDS encoding DNA-methyltransferase — MKIINGDSLKILKTLDTESIDCIVTSPPYWQLRDYNISGQIGLEENIEEYIEKLMLIMDELYRVLKKSGTFFLNIGDTYSNVNSKFSKRSNKKRGKENTFKVIPRKTNIQRKSKMMIPERLCIKMIDQGWILRNEIIWHKPNVLPESLNDRFTNDFEKIFFFTKNQKYYFKKQYEPYSEKTLNGFKDGVMPTGKKKMLEAGESKTAMKRIDKPWKTIYNENGRNMRTVWSIATKGIKEGHYASFPEELVKRCLLAGCPIDGIVLDPFLGSGTTLKVAKSLNLNGVGVELKKEYIEIAVSRIGEGLFNKIEVDYESFNVNKA; from the coding sequence ATGAAGATAATAAATGGAGATAGTTTAAAGATTTTAAAAACATTAGATACAGAAAGCATAGATTGTATTGTAACATCTCCTCCATACTGGCAACTTAGAGATTATAATATTTCTGGCCAGATAGGATTAGAAGAAAATATTGAAGAATATATTGAAAAATTAATGCTTATAATGGATGAATTATATAGAGTTCTAAAAAAGTCAGGAACATTTTTTCTTAATATAGGTGATACTTATTCAAATGTTAATTCTAAATTTTCTAAAAGAAGCAATAAAAAAAGAGGCAAAGAAAATACATTTAAGGTTATTCCAAGAAAAACAAATATTCAAAGAAAATCAAAGATGATGATTCCTGAAAGGTTATGTATTAAGATGATTGACCAAGGATGGATTTTAAGAAATGAAATTATTTGGCATAAGCCAAATGTTCTCCCTGAGTCTTTGAACGATAGATTCACAAATGATTTTGAAAAAATATTTTTCTTTACAAAAAACCAAAAATACTATTTCAAGAAGCAGTATGAACCATATTCTGAAAAAACTTTAAATGGTTTCAAAGATGGAGTTATGCCTACAGGAAAGAAAAAAATGTTAGAAGCTGGAGAAAGTAAAACTGCTATGAAGAGAATAGATAAACCTTGGAAAACTATTTACAATGAGAATGGAAGAAATATGAGGACAGTTTGGAGCATCGCAACAAAAGGAATAAAAGAAGGACACTATGCTAGTTTTCCAGAAGAATTAGTAAAAAGGTGTCTTTTAGCTGGATGTCCTATTGATGGTATAGTATTGGATCCATTTCTTGGTTCAGGAACTACATTAAAAGTTGCAAAAAGTTTAAATCTAAATGGAGTTGGAGTAGAACTTAAAAAGGAATACATTGAAATAGCTGTTTCTAGGATTGGAGAAGGTCTATTTAATAAGATAGAGGTGGATTATGAAAGTTTTAATGTCAATAAAGCCTAA
- a CDS encoding helix-turn-helix domain-containing protein, whose product MTVQEMRASLEKQLEKLPFFISTKDTADFLGISKSNLIKKTETGEIKSIRNGKLIKIPKECLIEYVLNAM is encoded by the coding sequence ATGACAGTACAAGAAATGAGAGCATCATTAGAAAAACAATTAGAGAAACTTCCATTTTTCATATCAACAAAGGACACTGCTGATTTTTTAGGAATTAGTAAAAGTAACCTTATAAAGAAAACTGAAACTGGAGAAATAAAATCTATAAGAAATGGAAAATTAATTAAAATACCGAAGGAATGCCTGATTGAATATGTTTTAAATGCAATGTAA
- a CDS encoding tyrosine-type recombinase/integrase — MYTSSYTRKRGKFYHLVFEYIKNKKKTVKSKSSKTDNEELAEEMLKTFEEECRKFFGISDDKKVNSRKNILKKIDQDVNLFDKEIKFCNFILGYVKMRFKTIDDATYSSYLSNTKISILPYFFKENKKLKDINTFDIQKYYFHELNVRGVSANTVIHYHNLLSLTFKYAQKIGIITINPMLNVEKPKKVRYIAKVYNHEQIKEMLEILKKEDKVLYLGVVITSFFGLRRSELLGLKWSAINFVDNTISIVHTVTETNLDGKNILIKKDKTKSTAGLRSFVLPGSIKEMLLELKEEQKRNKERLGKGYYTKDEEYVYVNEGGELHKPKFLTNGFRKFLAKHNLTHIRFHDLRHSCATILCESNVNVKDIQMFLGHSSAKTTMDIYVHQMNKSNLSTVSIINEKIGI, encoded by the coding sequence TTGTATACATCAAGCTACACTAGGAAAAGAGGTAAATTTTACCATTTAGTTTTTGAATATATAAAAAATAAGAAAAAAACTGTAAAATCAAAATCATCTAAAACTGATAATGAAGAATTAGCTGAAGAAATGCTAAAAACTTTTGAAGAAGAATGTAGAAAGTTTTTTGGAATATCTGATGATAAAAAAGTAAATAGTAGAAAAAACATCTTAAAGAAAATTGACCAGGATGTAAATTTATTTGATAAAGAGATTAAATTCTGTAATTTCATTTTAGGATATGTAAAAATGAGATTTAAAACTATTGATGATGCAACCTACTCATCTTATTTATCAAATACAAAGATATCCATATTACCTTATTTTTTTAAAGAAAATAAGAAACTCAAGGATATAAATACATTTGACATTCAAAAGTATTATTTTCATGAATTAAATGTAAGAGGAGTTTCTGCTAATACAGTTATTCATTACCATAATCTTTTAAGTCTAACATTCAAGTATGCTCAAAAGATAGGAATAATAACCATTAATCCTATGTTGAATGTTGAAAAGCCTAAAAAGGTTAGGTATATTGCAAAAGTTTATAATCATGAACAAATAAAAGAAATGCTTGAAATATTAAAAAAAGAAGACAAAGTACTATATTTAGGAGTGGTTATAACTAGCTTCTTTGGTTTAAGAAGAAGCGAATTATTAGGTCTGAAATGGTCAGCAATAAATTTTGTAGATAATACAATAAGCATTGTCCATACTGTTACAGAAACTAATTTAGATGGTAAAAATATCTTAATAAAAAAAGATAAGACTAAGAGTACAGCTGGTTTAAGAAGTTTTGTTTTACCTGGTTCAATAAAAGAAATGCTCCTGGAGTTAAAAGAGGAACAAAAGAGAAATAAAGAAAGACTAGGTAAAGGATATTACACAAAAGATGAAGAATATGTTTATGTGAATGAAGGTGGGGAACTGCATAAACCAAAATTTTTAACAAATGGATTTAGAAAGTTCTTGGCAAAACATAATTTAACACATATTAGGTTTCATGATTTAAGACACAGTTGTGCTACAATATTGTGTGAAAGTAATGTTAATGTAAAAGACATTCAAATGTTTTTAGGACATAGCAGTGCTAAAACAACTATGGATATATATGTACATCAAATGAATAAAAGTAATTTATCAACAGTATCTATAATTAATGAAAAAATAGGTATTTGA
- the rplT gene encoding 50S ribosomal protein L20, translating to MRVKTGIIRRKRHKRVLKAAKGFRGASGDAFKQAKQATRKAMAYSTRDRKVNKRRMRQLWITRINSAARLNGVSYSVLMNGLKKAGIILDRKVLADIALNNSAEFTKLVEAAKAAL from the coding sequence ATGAGAGTAAAAACTGGTATTATAAGAAGAAAAAGACATAAAAGAGTATTAAAAGCTGCTAAAGGATTTAGAGGTGCATCAGGAGACGCTTTTAAACAAGCTAAACAAGCTACAAGAAAAGCAATGGCTTATTCAACAAGAGATAGAAAAGTTAATAAAAGAAGAATGAGACAATTATGGATCACAAGAATAAACTCAGCTGCTAGATTAAATGGAGTTAGCTATTCTGTTTTAATGAATGGTCTTAAAAAAGCTGGAATTATACTTGATAGAAAAGTTCTTGCTGACATCGCTTTAAACAATTCAGCTGAATTTACAAAATTAGTGGAAGCTGCTAAAGCTGCACTATAA
- the rpmI gene encoding 50S ribosomal protein L35: MPKMKTHRGAKKRIKVTGTGKFVIKHSGKSHILTKKDRKRKNNLKKDAVVTETYKRHMQGLLPYGEGR, from the coding sequence ATGCCAAAAATGAAAACTCATAGAGGAGCTAAAAAAAGAATTAAAGTTACTGGAACTGGAAAATTTGTTATAAAACATTCAGGGAAAAGTCACATCTTAACTAAGAAAGATAGAAAAAGAAAGAATAACTTGAAGAAAGATGCTGTGGTTACTGAAACTTATAAGAGACATATGCAAGGATTATTGCCATATGGAGAAGGAAGATAA
- the infC gene encoding translation initiation factor IF-3: MFYFFIWGCCIISDKTRINDKIKGKEFRIISFDGEQLGIMSAEQALDLAISKGYDLVEIAPGATPPVCKIMDYNKYKYEQTRKLKEAKKNQKQIVVKEIKVTARIDSHDLETKLNQVTKFLEKENKVKVTLVLFGREKMNNSLGVDTLDEIAEKFTETAEVEKKYADKQKHLILSPKKK, translated from the coding sequence CTGTTTTATTTTTTTATATGGGGGTGTTGTATTATTTCTGATAAAACTAGGATAAACGACAAAATAAAAGGAAAAGAATTTAGAATAATTTCTTTTGATGGAGAACAACTTGGAATTATGTCTGCAGAACAAGCTTTAGATTTAGCTATATCTAAAGGATATGATTTAGTCGAAATAGCTCCAGGAGCTACTCCGCCAGTTTGTAAAATTATGGATTACAATAAATATAAATATGAACAAACTAGAAAATTAAAAGAAGCTAAAAAAAATCAAAAACAAATTGTTGTTAAAGAAATCAAAGTCACAGCTAGAATAGATAGCCATGACCTAGAAACAAAACTTAATCAAGTTACAAAATTTCTTGAAAAAGAAAATAAAGTAAAAGTCACTTTAGTTCTATTTGGTAGAGAAAAAATGAATAATTCTTTAGGAGTAGATACTCTTGATGAAATAGCAGAAAAATTTACTGAAACTGCTGAAGTTGAAAAAAAATATGCTGATAAGCAAAAACATTTAATCTTATCACCTAAGAAAAAATAA